A window of Streptomyces sp. SAI-127 contains these coding sequences:
- a CDS encoding VWA domain-containing protein, with translation MGILTLLRNAFGGRSRKGAATEAEGAEATPSQETAPKPTPTKAATVPEPRTSTLSTSSEHELVAAAFDKAAASKPTPSAETPATEEAGTPKNTEIPTQPVPDDSAPEMPVTEKAVPEESTAEEPGAESGASAEVPTAEAASAEVPTAEAGASAGEAVAEEAPAEEPVAKEAAVQETAAEEPAAEESAAAEPTAEEAPAEEPVAKDAAVEEPAPVAVADEKPLVAEAAPEPGPEPEAAPEPEAKPTAEAAPEPKPEPAAEVTPDSAVESEAEPVATAEPDAVAEVTPEPVAEAEPDSVQEPEPVAVEAAQPVAEVTPEPASETVVEPEPQSTAEVAPEPEPEPEPTVTPETPVPAAADTAIAAVDDATVTDGAGGTDHAVPPTLRTAYTAAATALTTHGLTGTTATTYLVLDRSASMRPYYKDGSAQALGEQTLALAAHLDPESKVHVVFFSTELDGTGELTLTDHENKIDDLHAGLGRMGRTSYHAAVEEVLAHHGKNSPDAPALVVFQTDGAPDAKTPATQALTEAAKTHPGVFFSFVAFGDPENKAFDYLRKLKLPNTSHFLAGATPKELTDAEIYEGILANWRP, from the coding sequence ATGGGCATTCTCACTCTCCTGCGGAACGCGTTCGGCGGCCGATCACGCAAGGGCGCTGCCACCGAGGCAGAGGGTGCGGAGGCGACTCCTTCGCAGGAGACGGCACCGAAGCCGACGCCTACGAAGGCGGCTACGGTCCCCGAACCGCGTACCTCCACCCTCTCCACCTCCTCCGAGCACGAACTGGTCGCAGCGGCCTTCGACAAGGCGGCGGCCTCCAAGCCAACGCCTTCGGCGGAGACTCCGGCGACGGAGGAAGCCGGGACCCCGAAGAACACAGAGATCCCGACACAGCCGGTCCCGGACGACTCGGCGCCTGAGATGCCGGTGACCGAGAAGGCGGTGCCTGAGGAATCGACGGCGGAGGAGCCGGGGGCTGAGTCCGGGGCATCCGCGGAGGTGCCGACGGCAGAAGCCGCATCCGCCGAGGTGCCGACGGCAGAAGCCGGGGCATCCGCGGGGGAGGCGGTGGCTGAGGAGGCGCCCGCCGAGGAACCGGTGGCGAAGGAAGCGGCCGTACAGGAGACCGCTGCCGAAGAGCCGGCGGCCGAGGAGTCCGCCGCGGCGGAGCCGACGGCTGAGGAGGCGCCCGCCGAGGAACCGGTGGCGAAGGACGCTGCCGTGGAAGAGCCGGCCCCGGTCGCGGTGGCGGACGAGAAGCCGCTGGTGGCGGAGGCAGCACCGGAGCCCGGGCCCGAGCCGGAAGCCGCCCCGGAACCCGAGGCGAAGCCCACCGCGGAGGCCGCCCCTGAGCCGAAGCCCGAACCGGCGGCCGAGGTCACTCCCGACTCCGCCGTCGAGTCCGAGGCAGAGCCGGTGGCCACGGCCGAGCCGGATGCCGTCGCCGAAGTCACGCCCGAGCCCGTCGCCGAGGCCGAGCCGGATTCCGTCCAGGAGCCCGAGCCCGTCGCCGTCGAAGCGGCGCAGCCGGTCGCCGAGGTCACGCCCGAGCCGGCGTCCGAGACCGTCGTAGAACCGGAGCCGCAGTCGACCGCCGAGGTCGCCCCGGAGCCCGAGCCCGAGCCGGAACCGACCGTCACCCCGGAAACCCCGGTCCCCGCGGCAGCGGACACCGCAATCGCGGCCGTCGACGACGCGACCGTCACGGATGGTGCGGGTGGGACGGACCACGCCGTACCCCCCACCCTCCGCACCGCCTACACCGCCGCCGCCACCGCCCTCACCACCCACGGCCTCACCGGCACCACCGCCACCACCTACCTCGTCCTCGACCGCTCCGCGAGCATGCGGCCGTACTACAAGGACGGCTCCGCGCAGGCCCTCGGCGAGCAGACCCTCGCCCTCGCCGCCCACCTGGACCCCGAGTCCAAGGTCCACGTCGTCTTCTTCTCCACCGAACTCGACGGGACCGGCGAGCTCACCCTCACCGACCACGAGAACAAGATCGACGACCTCCACGCAGGCCTCGGTCGCATGGGCCGTACCAGCTACCACGCGGCCGTCGAGGAAGTCCTCGCCCACCACGGCAAGAACTCCCCCGACGCCCCCGCCCTGGTCGTCTTCCAGACCGACGGCGCCCCGGACGCGAAGACCCCCGCCACCCAGGCCCTCACGGAGGCGGCGAAGACCCACCCCGGCGTCTTCTTCTCCTTCGTCGCCTTCGGTGACCCGGAGAACAAGGCCTTCGACTACCTCCGCAAGCTCAAGCTCCCCAACACGTCCCACTTCCTCGCGGGCGCGACCCCGAAGGAACTCACGGACGCGGAGATCTACGAGGGCATCCTGGCGAACTGGCGCCCGTAA
- the metG gene encoding methionine--tRNA ligase has protein sequence MARHLITSALPYINGIKHLGNMVGSMLPADVYSRYLRQRGHEVLYICATDEHGTPAELAAKEQGLPVDEFCAQAHDAQKAVYDGFALAFDYFGRSSSEQNVEITQHFARRLNENGFIEERAIRQVYSPTDGRFLPDRYVEGTCPHCGYDKARGDQCENCTRVLDPTDLINPRSAISGSTDLEVRETKHLFLLQSKLQHEVEEWVSRHEDDWPQLASSIARKWLNEGLHDRAITRDLDWGVPVPSDTWPELAAEGKVFYVWFDAPIEYIGATKEWADLDPENRDWKSWWYDVDTDVRYTEFMAKDNVPFHTVMFPATELGVREPWKKVDYVKAFNWLTYYGGKFSTSQKRGVFTDQALDILPADYWRYFLIANAPESDDSSFTWEHFTATVNKDLADTLGNFVNRVLSFSKKRFGEEVPAGGEPGEAEAKLGEEIARLLAEYETQMEALQFRKAAAALRALWSAGNSYLEEKAPWLEIKTDKDGAALTLRTAMNLIHLYAVVSEPFIPATSAAMRQAFALEDDTATWITADEARTLTALTPGTPFTVPPVLFAKLTDEDLETYKERFGGEPTA, from the coding sequence ATGGCTCGACACCTCATCACCAGCGCCCTTCCGTACATCAACGGGATCAAGCACCTGGGCAACATGGTGGGGTCCATGCTCCCGGCGGACGTCTACTCCCGTTACCTGCGCCAGCGCGGCCACGAGGTCCTCTACATCTGCGCGACGGACGAGCACGGCACCCCTGCCGAGCTGGCCGCGAAGGAGCAGGGCCTGCCGGTCGACGAGTTCTGCGCGCAGGCGCACGACGCCCAGAAGGCGGTCTACGACGGCTTCGCGCTGGCCTTCGACTACTTCGGCCGCAGCTCCAGCGAGCAGAACGTCGAGATCACCCAGCACTTCGCCCGCCGCCTGAACGAGAACGGCTTCATCGAAGAGCGCGCGATCCGTCAGGTCTACTCGCCCACCGACGGCCGTTTCCTCCCGGACCGCTATGTCGAGGGCACCTGCCCGCACTGCGGCTACGACAAGGCCCGCGGCGACCAGTGCGAGAACTGCACGCGCGTCCTGGACCCGACCGACCTGATCAACCCGCGCTCGGCGATCTCCGGCTCCACGGACCTGGAGGTCAGGGAGACCAAGCACCTCTTCCTCCTCCAGTCCAAGCTTCAGCACGAGGTCGAGGAGTGGGTGTCCCGGCACGAGGACGACTGGCCGCAGCTGGCCTCCTCCATCGCCCGCAAGTGGCTGAACGAAGGCCTGCACGACCGCGCGATCACCCGTGACCTGGACTGGGGCGTCCCCGTCCCGTCCGACACGTGGCCGGAGCTGGCGGCGGAGGGCAAGGTCTTCTACGTCTGGTTCGACGCGCCGATCGAGTACATCGGGGCGACGAAGGAGTGGGCGGACCTGGATCCGGAGAACCGCGACTGGAAGTCGTGGTGGTACGACGTCGACACCGACGTCCGCTACACGGAGTTCATGGCGAAGGACAACGTCCCCTTCCACACGGTGATGTTCCCGGCCACCGAGCTCGGTGTGCGCGAGCCGTGGAAGAAGGTCGACTACGTCAAGGCCTTCAACTGGCTGACGTACTACGGCGGGAAGTTCTCCACGTCCCAGAAGCGGGGCGTCTTCACCGACCAGGCCCTGGACATCCTCCCGGCGGACTACTGGCGCTACTTCCTGATCGCCAACGCCCCCGAGTCGGACGACTCGTCCTTCACCTGGGAGCACTTCACGGCGACGGTGAACAAGGACCTGGCCGACACCCTCGGCAATTTCGTCAACCGCGTCCTGTCCTTCTCGAAGAAGCGCTTCGGCGAGGAGGTCCCGGCGGGCGGTGAGCCGGGCGAGGCCGAGGCGAAGCTGGGCGAGGAGATCGCCCGCCTCCTCGCGGAGTACGAGACCCAGATGGAGGCGCTCCAGTTCCGCAAGGCCGCGGCGGCGCTGCGTGCCCTGTGGTCGGCGGGCAACTCCTACCTGGAGGAGAAGGCCCCCTGGCTGGAGATCAAGACGGACAAGGACGGCGCGGCACTGACCCTGCGCACGGCGATGAACCTGATCCACCTGTACGCGGTGGTCTCGGAGCCGTTCATCCCCGCGACCTCGGCCGCCATGCGCCAGGCCTTCGCCCTCGAGGACGACACGGCCACCTGGATCACCGCCGACGAAGCCCGCACCCTGACCGCCCTCACCCCCGGCACCCCCTTCACGGTCCCCCCAGTCCTCTTCGCCAAGCTGACCGACGAGGACCTGGAGACGTACAAGGAGCGCTTCGGCGGCGAGCCGACCGCGTAA
- the drmD gene encoding DISARM system SNF2-like helicase DrmD, which yields MVIQSADPDTTSSTPTPAPGQRVTVRNRPWVVTDVLRSTAASDDPARAAEAATSHLITLSSLESDGRDEELRVVWELEQATDVHDQYELPSPSDGFDEPGRLDAFLDSVRWGAIASADKTALQAPFRSGVEIQDYQLDPVVRALSMPRTNLLIADDVGLGKTIEAGLVMQELMLRHRARSMLIVCPAGLTLQWRDEMRDKFGLDFRIVNTRMLRELRRSAGPYANPWTHHPRLIVSIDWLKRERPLRMLRELLPPVPEYPRAFDLLVVDEVHTCAPSGTGKYAVDSQRTRAVKLLAPHCEHRLFLSATPHNGYLESFTALLELLDDHRFARGVKPSEEQLRRVMVRRMKSDLPPLWNGKPRFPKRVPHPLEVEYGDAMREAYAKLTEYARSRRDGQGDGKSGRTAADFVTTLLKKRFLSSPKAFSETISTHLKTMTDRPPVPEEEPAPSVRVLRPLIDGIEEAEEEDEQEQAEAATRAFTAVRQAMRPLSQREHTLLKELDAWAVDAGMRPEAKFARFREWLDDIVCPDGPLGDWKPERVIVFTEYRDTQRWLYGQLIAAGYPAERIAQLYGGQDQDERERVKQEFQESPDLSPVRILLGTDAASEGINLQAHCHRVLHWEIPWNPNRLEQRNGRVDRHGQKADQVDVFHFVPEGWQGFDPAHDHQTDSGYEDGALEDELYFLAVAARKTERIREDLGSAGEVIAAQVEQKMLGQRSNWTTADTEITKRSGKAVLKVERDLARDLERLVDALADSRQQLHLHPETVERVVRTGLLLAHRKDLTEIPDPKPDRAARCFKLPELPGAWARARNDGLRHPLSGKERPVVFDEAEARDRTDLVHMHLGHRLVQMCLRLLRAELWSSGPGAHLSRVTARVVPDGALRQPAVVAHGRVVITGSGGTRLHEEVITAGGLIEGGKFVAGKMEEVDGWLAEATEELPADAVLTELTGLWTQLEERLARALNTRANRRFRSLETLLAERCEQEVEGMRAILEDLGRSIRDRLDDTGHWQQESLFDIDDERRQLRADREGLLERLRRLPEVTETETAALRRRWADPSPRWFPVAVTFLVPRSLSLTAATAGTTAHQEHR from the coding sequence ATGGTCATACAGTCAGCGGATCCGGACACTACGAGTTCCACCCCCACACCTGCCCCGGGTCAGCGCGTGACCGTCCGCAACCGCCCCTGGGTCGTCACCGACGTCCTCCGCTCGACCGCCGCCAGCGACGACCCCGCACGCGCCGCTGAGGCCGCCACCAGCCACCTGATCACGCTGTCCTCGCTGGAGAGCGACGGCCGTGACGAGGAACTGCGGGTGGTGTGGGAGCTGGAGCAGGCGACGGATGTCCACGACCAGTACGAGCTGCCCTCTCCCAGCGACGGCTTCGACGAGCCGGGCCGCCTGGACGCCTTCCTGGACTCCGTTCGCTGGGGCGCCATCGCCTCCGCCGACAAGACGGCCCTTCAGGCCCCGTTCCGCTCAGGCGTCGAGATCCAGGACTACCAGCTGGACCCGGTGGTCCGCGCCCTGTCGATGCCCCGTACGAACCTGCTGATCGCGGACGACGTGGGTCTGGGCAAGACCATCGAGGCCGGTCTGGTGATGCAAGAACTGATGCTGCGCCACCGCGCCCGCTCCATGCTGATCGTCTGCCCCGCCGGTCTGACGCTCCAGTGGCGGGACGAGATGCGGGACAAGTTCGGTCTGGACTTCCGGATCGTGAACACCCGGATGCTGCGTGAGCTGCGGCGATCGGCCGGGCCCTACGCCAACCCGTGGACCCACCACCCCCGTCTGATCGTCTCCATCGACTGGCTGAAGCGCGAGCGCCCGCTGCGGATGCTGCGTGAGCTGCTGCCGCCGGTGCCGGAGTACCCGCGCGCCTTCGACCTGCTGGTGGTGGACGAGGTGCACACGTGCGCGCCGTCGGGCACCGGCAAGTACGCGGTGGACTCACAGCGCACCCGGGCCGTGAAGCTGCTCGCTCCGCACTGCGAGCACCGCCTCTTCCTCTCCGCGACCCCGCACAACGGCTACCTGGAGTCCTTCACCGCGCTCCTTGAACTGCTCGACGACCACCGGTTCGCGCGTGGCGTCAAACCGTCCGAGGAGCAGCTGCGCCGGGTGATGGTGCGCCGCATGAAGTCGGACCTGCCGCCACTGTGGAACGGCAAGCCACGCTTCCCCAAGCGCGTACCGCACCCCCTCGAAGTCGAGTACGGCGACGCGATGCGGGAGGCGTACGCCAAGCTGACGGAGTACGCGCGCTCGCGCCGCGACGGCCAGGGCGACGGGAAGTCCGGCCGGACGGCCGCCGACTTCGTGACGACCCTGCTCAAGAAGCGTTTCCTGTCGTCGCCGAAGGCATTCTCGGAGACCATCAGCACCCATCTGAAGACGATGACGGACCGGCCGCCGGTGCCCGAGGAGGAACCGGCCCCGAGCGTCCGAGTGCTGCGCCCCCTGATCGACGGGATCGAGGAGGCCGAGGAGGAGGACGAGCAGGAGCAGGCCGAGGCGGCGACCCGCGCCTTCACCGCAGTCCGCCAGGCCATGCGTCCGCTCTCCCAACGCGAGCACACCCTCCTCAAGGAGCTGGACGCCTGGGCCGTGGACGCGGGGATGCGTCCGGAGGCCAAGTTCGCCCGTTTCCGGGAGTGGCTGGACGACATCGTCTGCCCGGACGGCCCGCTGGGCGACTGGAAGCCGGAGCGGGTCATCGTCTTCACCGAGTACCGCGACACCCAGCGCTGGCTGTACGGGCAGCTGATCGCCGCCGGTTACCCGGCGGAGCGGATCGCCCAGCTCTACGGCGGCCAAGACCAGGACGAGCGCGAGCGGGTCAAGCAGGAGTTCCAGGAGAGCCCCGACCTGTCTCCCGTCCGCATCCTCCTCGGCACGGACGCGGCCAGCGAGGGCATCAACCTCCAAGCACACTGCCACCGGGTGCTGCACTGGGAGATCCCCTGGAACCCCAACCGTCTGGAGCAGCGCAACGGCCGTGTGGACCGGCACGGCCAGAAGGCCGATCAGGTGGACGTGTTCCACTTCGTGCCGGAGGGCTGGCAGGGCTTCGATCCGGCGCACGACCACCAGACGGACTCGGGCTACGAGGATGGCGCGCTGGAGGACGAGCTGTACTTCCTCGCCGTGGCCGCCCGCAAGACCGAGCGCATCCGCGAGGACCTGGGCAGCGCGGGCGAGGTGATCGCCGCGCAGGTCGAGCAGAAGATGCTGGGCCAGCGTTCGAACTGGACGACCGCCGACACGGAGATCACCAAGCGCTCCGGGAAGGCTGTCCTCAAGGTCGAGCGCGACCTCGCCCGTGACCTGGAGCGGCTGGTGGACGCCCTGGCGGACAGCCGCCAGCAGCTGCACCTGCATCCGGAGACCGTCGAGCGGGTGGTCCGTACGGGCCTGCTGCTGGCCCACCGCAAGGACCTCACGGAGATCCCCGACCCCAAGCCTGACCGGGCCGCCCGCTGCTTCAAGCTGCCGGAACTGCCGGGCGCGTGGGCGCGTGCCCGCAACGACGGCCTGCGCCACCCCCTCAGCGGCAAGGAGCGCCCGGTCGTCTTCGACGAGGCGGAGGCCCGCGACCGTACGGACCTGGTGCACATGCACCTGGGCCATCGCCTGGTACAGATGTGCCTACGACTGCTGCGCGCCGAGCTGTGGTCGAGCGGCCCCGGGGCACACCTCTCCCGGGTGACGGCCCGCGTGGTCCCGGATGGTGCGCTGCGACAGCCCGCGGTGGTCGCCCACGGCCGGGTGGTCATCACCGGCAGCGGCGGCACCCGGCTGCACGAGGAGGTGATCACGGCCGGCGGCCTGATCGAGGGCGGCAAGTTCGTCGCCGGGAAGATGGAGGAGGTCGACGGCTGGCTGGCCGAGGCGACGGAGGAGTTGCCGGCCGACGCCGTACTCACCGAACTGACCGGCCTCTGGACCCAGTTGGAGGAACGTCTGGCCCGCGCACTAAACACCCGCGCGAACCGCCGCTTTCGTTCCCTTGAGACGCTGCTCGCCGAGCGCTGCGAGCAGGAGGTCGAGGGCATGCGCGCCATCCTTGAGGACCTCGGCCGCTCAATCCGGGACCGGCTCGACGACACAGGACACTGGCAGCAGGAATCCCTCTTCGACATCGACGACGAGCGCCGCCAACTGCGCGCGGACAGGGAAGGGCTGCTGGAACGGCTCCGACGGCTTCCTGAGGTCACGGAGACGGAGACGGCCGCGCTGCGCCGCCGCTGGGCCGACCCGTCGCCTCGCTGGTTCCCGGTCGCCGTGACCTTCCTCGTCCCCCGTTCCCTCTCGCTCACCGCAGCCACCGCCGGGACCACCGCCCACCAGGAGCACCGCTGA
- a CDS encoding DNA methyltransferase produces MPPAARTARKFPPKGSVPTPTEQHEDWLRLLRPDGPFVSLPVLVGAFSTGLDTIPPETWTRLRQAWAEVQEDPALLRPAWEKFVLTELIGWRAPGLRDGGQIPESLHAGANTPDAVLLGPGRSGGLSPRALFFRTDDWAAPLNRPRGEQPGLADRAADLCRARDVPLALLTNGREWALVHARPKEATTVAVFDADLWTEEPILARAFTSLLTASRVIRPPLDAQGKPTDSTAGLFARTAEAQSEVTDTLGRQVREAVSLLVAELSRLDRESHGELLRDIPAKRVYEGALTVMMRLVFLLYAEEQRLLPSGDELYDASYAVGPLHDELATAQSLHGDELGDRVEATWPRLLAVFAAIHGGSTHDRLWIPPYGGSLFDPSRFPWLVPAKVTDRVVYEILDALLTLRARKGFKGKERLSYKGLDVEQIGHVYEGLLEYGCHWAEEPYVGVSFGRDKKQEAVLPLGRLEEWAAAGTLAEQVAEAAGTKPATVTAAQAKSSGAVTVELETACGNDMALVERTAAFSGLYGLDLRGEPKVWPAGSVILVRSGNRRDTGTHYTPKPLAEEVVEHTLAPLCFSPGPAEGAAPGVWQPKKAEELLKLRVLDPAMGSGAFLVSACRYLSDRVVEAWLREDELPPEIAKDVDRDDHEQLHQIARRLVADQCLYGVDRDPMAVELAKLSLWLVTLAKGRPFSFLDHALRCGDSLIGVIDVRQVSQFHLDWQDRQLSPEVARALENTEGLLSQAAELRRKIESTAVTDIRVVRDKADLLAKAEALSGKLRLAADAVVGAALAAEGISDEEASDISGEENVGGARGAARFRDAKEDAKSRAYRYRLEAVAGLVATALGEGAGAEEAGVRARRIVEGWLKGPRAEAVRPLHWPLEFPEVMGVGGSNGFDVVVGNPPFVSGKNLTGALGQNYREYLVNRLAGGTRGHADLCAYFLLRNLSIAPGRRTGIIATNTIAQTDTRQVGLDQATASGWTIYRAVKTQKWPGTAAVVVSLVWLGGGTDDREECILDGHTVHGITPGLDALSRVSGTPYPLVDNEGQAFIGSYVLGKGFILESEEAQDFITKSAENAKVLFPYLSAADLNQRPGSAASRWVINFHNWSEDQASTYTDVFAIAEQKVKPERQRTRDDGTYALRNPLPQRWWQYADKRPAMQEEIADLDHVIVIALHTKLLMPVRVRSSQVFSHGLCVIATSSPARLAVLASSMHVAWAWHWGSSIKEDLRYTPSDVYETYPQPAGLSRLHTRGEALEQAQRAAMSDRDLGLTKLYNLVHNEADSDSDIRALRNAHVEVDRAVAEAYGWTDLDLQHGFHATPQGERFTIAPEVQTEILDRLLELNHARYKQEMEKGLHTPEAKRRRAAARKAKAKARAAARTSQSTSAPEPFDDGLFPEPDALF; encoded by the coding sequence ATGCCGCCCGCCGCCCGCACCGCCAGGAAGTTCCCGCCGAAGGGCTCGGTCCCCACTCCGACCGAGCAGCACGAGGACTGGCTGCGGCTGCTGCGCCCCGACGGCCCGTTCGTGTCGCTGCCGGTGCTGGTCGGAGCGTTCTCGACGGGCCTCGACACGATCCCGCCGGAGACCTGGACGAGGCTGCGGCAGGCATGGGCCGAGGTCCAGGAGGACCCGGCACTGCTGCGGCCCGCGTGGGAGAAGTTCGTCCTGACCGAGCTGATCGGCTGGCGGGCGCCCGGCCTGCGCGACGGCGGGCAGATCCCCGAGTCACTGCACGCGGGCGCGAACACGCCCGACGCGGTCCTCCTCGGCCCCGGCCGCTCCGGCGGCCTCTCCCCACGCGCCCTGTTCTTCCGTACGGACGACTGGGCGGCCCCCCTCAACCGCCCGCGCGGCGAGCAGCCCGGCCTCGCCGACCGCGCAGCCGACCTCTGCCGCGCCCGCGACGTCCCGCTGGCCCTTCTCACGAACGGCCGCGAGTGGGCCCTCGTCCACGCCCGCCCGAAGGAAGCGACGACGGTCGCCGTCTTCGACGCGGACCTATGGACCGAGGAACCGATCCTCGCCCGCGCCTTTACGAGCCTTCTCACCGCGAGCCGAGTGATCCGCCCGCCGCTGGACGCGCAGGGCAAGCCGACGGACTCGACGGCGGGCCTGTTCGCCCGTACCGCCGAGGCCCAGTCCGAAGTCACCGACACACTCGGCCGCCAGGTGCGGGAGGCGGTGTCGCTGCTGGTGGCGGAGCTGTCCCGGCTGGACCGGGAGTCGCACGGCGAACTGCTGCGTGACATCCCCGCGAAGCGGGTCTACGAGGGCGCGCTCACGGTCATGATGCGCCTGGTGTTCCTCCTGTACGCGGAGGAGCAGCGCCTGCTCCCCTCCGGGGACGAGCTCTACGACGCCTCGTACGCCGTCGGCCCCCTGCACGACGAACTGGCCACGGCCCAGAGCCTGCACGGCGACGAGCTCGGCGACCGCGTCGAGGCGACCTGGCCGCGCCTGCTCGCCGTGTTCGCGGCGATCCACGGCGGCAGCACGCACGACCGCCTGTGGATCCCGCCCTACGGCGGCTCGCTCTTCGACCCGTCCCGCTTCCCCTGGCTGGTCCCGGCCAAGGTGACGGACCGGGTGGTGTACGAGATCCTCGACGCGCTCCTGACCCTGCGTGCCCGCAAGGGCTTCAAGGGCAAGGAGCGCCTGTCGTACAAGGGCCTGGACGTCGAGCAGATCGGTCACGTCTACGAGGGTCTGCTGGAGTACGGCTGTCACTGGGCGGAGGAGCCGTACGTCGGGGTCTCCTTCGGCCGGGACAAGAAGCAGGAGGCGGTGCTGCCGCTGGGCCGCCTGGAGGAGTGGGCGGCGGCCGGCACGCTGGCGGAACAGGTCGCCGAGGCGGCGGGCACAAAACCGGCGACGGTGACGGCGGCGCAGGCCAAGTCCTCTGGCGCGGTGACGGTGGAGCTGGAGACGGCCTGCGGCAACGACATGGCCTTGGTCGAGCGGACGGCAGCCTTCTCCGGCCTGTACGGCCTCGACCTGCGCGGCGAGCCGAAGGTGTGGCCGGCGGGCTCGGTCATCCTGGTCCGCTCCGGCAACCGCCGGGACACAGGTACGCACTACACACCGAAGCCGCTGGCGGAGGAGGTCGTGGAGCACACGCTGGCTCCACTGTGCTTCTCGCCGGGTCCGGCGGAGGGCGCGGCACCGGGCGTCTGGCAGCCGAAGAAAGCCGAGGAGCTGCTGAAGCTGCGGGTCCTGGACCCAGCGATGGGTTCGGGGGCGTTCCTGGTCTCGGCGTGCCGGTACCTGTCGGACCGGGTGGTGGAGGCATGGCTCCGGGAGGACGAACTCCCGCCGGAGATCGCGAAGGACGTGGACCGGGACGACCACGAGCAACTGCACCAGATCGCACGGCGGTTGGTGGCCGACCAGTGCCTGTACGGCGTGGACCGCGACCCAATGGCAGTGGAACTGGCCAAGCTGTCGCTGTGGTTGGTGACGCTGGCGAAGGGACGGCCGTTCTCGTTCCTGGACCATGCGTTGCGGTGCGGGGACTCGCTGATCGGGGTCATCGACGTACGACAGGTCAGTCAGTTCCATCTGGATTGGCAGGACCGGCAGTTGAGCCCGGAGGTGGCGCGGGCGCTGGAGAACACGGAGGGGCTGCTGTCGCAAGCGGCCGAGCTGCGGCGGAAGATCGAGTCGACGGCGGTCACAGACATCCGGGTGGTCCGGGACAAGGCTGACCTGCTGGCGAAGGCTGAGGCCCTGAGCGGCAAGCTGCGGCTGGCAGCGGACGCGGTGGTGGGGGCCGCACTGGCCGCCGAGGGCATCTCCGACGAGGAGGCGTCCGACATCTCCGGTGAGGAGAACGTGGGCGGGGCCCGGGGGGCTGCGCGGTTCCGTGACGCCAAGGAGGACGCGAAGAGCCGGGCCTATCGGTACCGGCTGGAGGCTGTGGCGGGGCTGGTGGCTACGGCGTTGGGGGAGGGGGCGGGGGCTGAGGAGGCGGGGGTTCGGGCTCGGAGGATTGTGGAGGGGTGGCTGAAGGGGCCTCGGGCGGAGGCGGTTCGGCCGTTGCATTGGCCGTTGGAGTTTCCTGAGGTTATGGGGGTGGGGGGCTCCAACGGGTTTGATGTAGTGGTGGGGAATCCGCCGTTTGTCTCAGGCAAAAATCTCACAGGTGCACTGGGCCAGAACTACCGGGAGTACCTGGTTAATCGGCTGGCGGGAGGTACCCGGGGACACGCTGACCTGTGCGCATATTTCCTACTGCGGAACCTCTCGATCGCACCAGGGCGCCGAACGGGGATCATCGCCACGAACACGATCGCTCAAACCGACACTCGACAGGTGGGACTCGACCAAGCAACAGCAAGCGGTTGGACAATCTATCGTGCCGTCAAAACTCAGAAGTGGCCGGGCACAGCAGCTGTAGTCGTCTCCCTCGTATGGCTGGGTGGCGGAACTGACGACCGTGAGGAGTGCATCCTCGACGGACACACGGTGCACGGGATCACACCTGGGCTTGACGCCCTCTCACGAGTGTCGGGGACGCCGTACCCCTTGGTAGACAACGAGGGACAGGCATTCATCGGGTCATACGTACTCGGTAAGGGATTCATCCTGGAGTCAGAGGAGGCTCAAGATTTCATCACCAAGTCTGCCGAGAACGCCAAAGTCCTTTTCCCTTACCTGAGCGCGGCCGATTTGAATCAGCGGCCGGGATCTGCGGCAAGCCGATGGGTAATTAACTTCCACAATTGGTCCGAGGATCAAGCTTCGACGTACACAGACGTCTTCGCGATCGCCGAGCAAAAGGTCAAACCCGAGCGGCAACGCACAAGGGATGACGGAACATATGCCCTACGGAATCCGCTGCCCCAGCGTTGGTGGCAGTACGCTGACAAGCGTCCTGCTATGCAGGAGGAAATCGCTGATCTAGATCATGTCATTGTTATTGCCCTACACACCAAGCTGCTCATGCCAGTTCGCGTACGCAGCAGCCAGGTGTTCTCGCACGGCTTGTGCGTGATTGCCACCTCCTCCCCCGCACGCTTGGCTGTACTCGCAAGCAGCATGCATGTTGCTTGGGCCTGGCATTGGGGGTCGAGCATCAAGGAAGACCTTCGTTACACTCCGTCCGACGTCTACGAGACCTATCCACAACCAGCTGGGTTGTCACGCCTCCACACCCGAGGGGAGGCTCTGGAGCAAGCTCAGCGCGCTGCAATGTCCGACCGTGACCTCGGCCTAACCAAGCTCTACAACCTCGTGCACAATGAGGCTGATTCTGACTCTGACATCCGAGCCCTCCGAAACGCTCACGTCGAGGTAGACCGAGCCGTCGCCGAGGCCTACGGCTGGACCGATCTCGACCTTCAGCACGGCTTCCATGCCACTCCCCAGGGTGAGCGCTTCACCATCGCCCCGGAAGTCCAGACCGAGATACTGGACCGTCTCCTTGAGCTGAACCACGCCCGCTACAAGCAAGAGATGGAGAAGGGCCTGCACACCCCGGAGGCCAAGCGCCGCCGTGCTGCTGCCCGCAAGGCCAAGGCAAAAGCTCGGGCCGCCGCACGCACTTCGCAAAGCACCAGCGCCCCGGAGCCCTTCGATGACGGGCTCTTCCCTGAACCGGACGCTCTCTTCTGA